CGAGGCGCGACCCGCCCATTTGACCTTTCGAGGCCCGATCGGGCTGGCTCTGGAACCCCCGCATCATATGGCAGGAGGGATGCCGCGAACCCTCCATCCCGCAAGCCCTGCCAGCGCTTGGGCGAGAGGGGATTTGATGGAAATGGTCATAAATCTTGTGGTTCACCAGCTCAGCCTCCTCCTAGCCGAGGCCCATAATGTGGGACCCTTTGAGGGGGCTTGGCCCTAAATCATAGGATCCCGCGCCCGCGCAGCTCTTATTAAGGTTTTAGGAGGATTGAGGCGACAAGTCGCGCGCCATGGTGAAATCAAACCCTTGGAGGAAACCGCTTACGCCCTCACGGCCACTGTAGGCATCAGCCTTATATCCCTCATAGGACTCTTCGCCCTATCCCTCAAGGAGAGCGCTCTGGACGAGGTCCTGTTTTACCTAATAAGCTTCGCCAGCGGAACGATCTTGGGGGCGGCCCTGTTCGATCTTATGCCGGAGGCCGCTGGGTTGATCGATATTGATTCGGCGATCCTCTACGTCGCCTTGGGCTTCACCTCCTTCTACTTCCTCGAAAGATCCATCTATTGGTATCATGGCCATGGCCACGCCCGCGGTCATTGGGAAAGGGTCGAGATAAGCGAGGCGGATAGGAGGGCCGGGACCAAGCGATTCGTATACCTAAACGTCATTGGGGATGCCGTGCACAACCTTATCGATGGTATGATAATCGGGGCCGGCTTCGCCGTTTCGTTTCCCGCCGGCCTAGTGTCCACATTGGCGGTGGCGTTCCATGAGCTCCCGCAGGAGATAGGGGATTTCTCCATCCTAGTATACGGCG
This region of Candidatus Bathyarchaeia archaeon genomic DNA includes:
- a CDS encoding ZIP family metal transporter; its protein translation is MRRQVARHGEIKPLEETAYALTATVGISLISLIGLFALSLKESALDEVLFYLISFASGTILGAALFDLMPEAAGLIDIDSAILYVALGFTSFYFLERSIYWYHGHGHARGHWERVEISEADRRAGTKRFVYLNVIGDAVHNLIDGMIIGAGFAVSFPAGLVSTLAVAFHELPQEIGDFSILVYGGLGRGRALAMNFLTALAAILGALSVLSAPPSIQFLGSLMGFAGGGFIYLSAAELLPELKAEGDRAKSLLQYALFASAMLLVWILTKALPG